Proteins encoded by one window of Procambarus clarkii isolate CNS0578487 chromosome 92, FALCON_Pclarkii_2.0, whole genome shotgun sequence:
- the LOC138359630 gene encoding collagen alpha-1(I) chain-like: MFMNRPAGSGSPDELKAPVSYVRASLQFVLIDFQREDPTEVSRGPTNQQVSRGPTNQQVSRGPTNQQVSRGPTNQQVSRGPTNQQVSRGPTNQQVSRGPTNQQVSRGPTNQQVSRGPTNQQVSRGPTNQQVSRGPTNQQVSRGPTNQQVSRGPTNQQVSRGPTNQQVSRGPTNQQVSRGPTNQQVSRGPTNQQVSRGPTNQQVSRGPTNQQVSRGPTNQQVSRGPTNQQVSRGPTNQQVSRGPTNQQVSRGPTNQQVSRGPTNQQVSRGPTNQQVSRGPTNQQVSRGPTNQQVSRGPTNQQVSREPTNQQVSRGPTNQQVSRGPTNQQVSRGPTNQQVSRGPTNQQVSRGPTNQQVSNITLRDRRWTHQLLRQEICPFQTYALLSSVEPPTLPEALWEGVPGGPVPAPGVPGGPVPALGVPGGPVPAPGVPGGRVPAPGVPGGPVPAPGVPGGPVPAPGVPGGRVPAPGVPGGRVPAPGVPGGRVPAPGVPGGVYPHRASLGDVYPHRASLGDVYPHQASLGDVYPHRASLGDVYPYRASLGDVYPHRASLGDVYPHQASLGDVYPHRASLGDVYPHQASLGACTRTGRPWGTCTRTGRPWGTCTRTRRPWGRVPAPGVPGGRVPAPGVTGGRVPAPGVPGGRVPAPGVPGGRVPAPGVTGGRVPAPGVTGGRVPAPGVPGGVYPHRASLGDVYPHRASLGDVYPHQASLGDVYPHRASLGDL; the protein is encoded by the exons ATGTTTATGAATCGACCCGCGGGGTCCGGGTCTCCGGACGAGTTGAAGGCACCAGTATCATATGTTCGAGCGAGTCTACAGTTTGTTCTCATTGATTTCCAAAGGGAGGACCCTACGGAG GTGAGTCGTGGACCCACCAACCAGCAGGTGAGTCGTGGACCCACCAACCAGCAGGTGAGTCGTGGACCCACCAACCAGCAGGTGAGTCGTGGACCCACCAACCAGCAGGTGAGTCGTGGACCCACCAACCAGCAGGTGAGTCGTGGACCCACCAACCAGCAGGTGAGTCGTGGACCCACCAACCAGCAGGTGAGTCGTGGACCCACCAACCAGCAGGTGAGTCGTGGACCCACCAACCAGCAGGTGAGTCGTGGACCCACCAACCAGCAGGTGAGTCGTGGACCCACCAACCAGCAGGTGAGTCGTGGACCCACCAACCAGCAGGTGAGTCGTGGACCCACCAACCAGCAGGTGAGTCGTGGACCCACCAACCAGCAGGTGAGTCGTGGACCCACCAACCAGCAGGTGAGTCGTGGACCCACCAACCAGCAGGTGAGTCGTGGACCCACCAACCAGCAGGTGAGTCGTGGACCCACCAACCAGCAGGTGAGTCGTGGACCCACCAACCAGCAGGTGAGTCGTGGACCCACCAACCAGCAGGTGAGTCGTGGACCCACCAACCAGCAGGTGAGTCGTGGACCCACCAACCAGCAGGTGAGTCGTGGACCCACCAACCAGCAGGTGAGTCGTGGACCCACCAACCAGCAGGTGAGTCGTGGACCCACCAACCAGCAGGTGAGTCGTGGACCCACCAACCAGCAGGTGAGTCGTGGACCCACCAACCAGCAGGTGAGTCGTGGACCCACCAACCAGCAGGTGAGTCGTGGACCCACCAACCAGCAGGTGAGTCGTGAACCCACCAACCAGCAGGTGAGTCGTGGACCCACCAACCAGCAGGTGAGTCGTGGACCCACCAACCAGCAGGTGAGTCGTGGACCCACCAACCAGCAGGTGAGTCGTGGACCCACCAACCAGCAGGTGAGTCGTGGACCCACCAACCAGCAGGTGAGTAATATAACACTTCGAGATCGTCGATGGACTCATCAGTTGCTTCGACAAGAAATTTGTCCATTCCAAACTTATGCACTTTTGAGTAGTGTGGAGCCTCCAACCCTCCCAGAGGCCCTCTGGGAGG GCGTCCCTGGGGGACCCGTACCCGCACCGGGCGTCCCTGGGGGACCCGTACCCGCACTAGGCGTCCCTGGGGGACCCGTACCCGCACCGGGCGTCCCTGGGGGACGTGTACCCGCACCGGGCGTCCCTGGGGGACCCGTACCCGCACCAGGCGTCCCTGGGGGACCCGTACCCGCACCGGGCGTCCCTGGGGGACGTGTACCCGCACCGGGCGTCCCTGGGGGACGTGTACCCGCACCGGGCGTCCCTGGGGGACGTGTACCCGCACCAGGCGTCCCTGGGGGCGTGTACCCGCACCGGGCGTCCCTGGGGGACGTGTACCCGCACCGGGCGTCCCTGGGGGACGTGTACCCGCACCAGGCGTCCCTGGGGGACGTGTACCCGCACCGGGCGTCCCTGGGGGACGTGTACCCGTACCGGGCGTCCCTGGGGGACGTGTACCCGCACCGGGCGTCCCTGGGGGACGTGTACCCGCACCAGGCGTCCCTGGGGGACGTGTACCCGCACCGGGCGTCCCTGGGGGACGTGTACCCGCACCAGGCGTCCCTGGGGGCGTGTACCCGCACCGGGCGTCCCTGGGGGACGTGTACCCGCACCGGGCGTCCCTGGGGGACGTGTACCCGCACCAGGCGTCCCTGGGGGCGTGTACCCGCACCGGGCGTCCCTGGGGGACGTGTACCCGCACCGGGCGTCACTGGGGGACGTGTACCCGCACCAGGCGTCCCTGGGGGACGTGTACCCGCACCGGGCGTCCCTGGGGGACGTGTACCCGCACCGGGCGTCACTGGGGGACGTGTACCCGCACCAGGCGTCACTGGGGGACGTGTACCCGCACCAGGCGTCCCTGGGGGCGTGTACCCGCACCGGGCGTCCCTGGGGGACGTGTACCCGCACCGGGCGTCACTGGGGGACGTGTACCCGCACCAGGCGTCCCTGGGGGACGTGTACCCGCACCGGGCGTCACTGGGGGACCTGTAG